The following DNA comes from Thunnus thynnus chromosome 3, fThuThy2.1, whole genome shotgun sequence.
CTGTTTAAAATATGACAGTTTGTGGTTAATATGACAGCTTCTAGTAGCCACCATTGATAATGTAAGTGaatttttcctcttctctacccttttgttttcacatttaagagaGTTCTAtatagagaggaaaaaaataaatgttttataatcaaCCTATGAGTTTATAAATGTCATGAAAAAGGTTCCTATTCGTATATTAAATGAATTGATTTTCCAGTGGAATCTCAGACCATTACAGGTGTCATTAAAGCACTTGGAAATAGTCAAAAGTCAAATgtcagtatatatattttttggtattttgcCACCCCAAGTGCTctcaacagacacattttatacACCCAGAGGCTTAAAGGGATACAAAATATATTACAAAATATGATTATTGAGAacaggactgcaactaacaattattttcattatcaattaatctgcagattctTTTCTCGatatattgttttgtctgtaataaGTGAAAAATGACCATTATAATCTCTTAGAGGTCatgatgacgtcttcaaatgtcttgttttgtttgataaactgtccaaaatccaaaaatattcagtttactgtcacagaaaagcttcaaatcctcacatttgtgaagcaaatttttgatatttttgcttaaaaaattaccaAAACAATTGCTCAAttaacaaaatagttgctgataattttctgtcaatcaactaatcaattaattgactaactgttgcagctctgattgaGAGCACATGTAAGGGAACAAGGAAAGGATCAGGCTACACTGAGAAAGTGGGGAAAGTCATTTCCTGACACAAATCTGCAGAACCTTTATATAATCAGCAAGAATATTCTTACATAGGATGCTTCCACTTCTGTTTCaaaatacccccccccccccccccccccccccccccccccccttgtctgtgaatgtgttttatgcacgtcattttatttttatattatgtaaACCTCGGGGGAGCGGGCAGTGGAAACCACATTAAAGATCCCATCAAGTTCCTGCACAGGTTCACGTCCACCTTCTGCTGGAAACACACTGAACATCAGCTGTTGCTGTGATTGATACTAAATAATCTGTTCAGAGCTTTTTATTGATCTGgacttattttaatttcagtctGTTGCACCAATCACAACTGCAtcaacaatatttcatttcactttgtaCTTGCTTGAAGACATGTCACCATCAGAGTATGATGGTGTTGGAAATGTGAAGATGCCCCTGGTGTCTGGAGCTGCACCGCTGTCTACATCACTTCTTAATGCTCCATCTATGGAGGAGTCATTTTAAGTGCATAATGAACCGGAAAATGTGTTAAAGTAGTCTGAAAGCACAAGAGGTACACTTGCGCTGCAGGATatgtttatgtactgtatgtccaaaatgatatttcatattcatatgaAGACCACTAAAGCTACAGACAGTTTATTGTGAAGATAAAACACCCAGGTGAGCtgttagatgaaagaaatcagATGAGTCTGAAGCAGTCTAGGAAGGTATTTAAGGAATAAAAAGAGAGCAGAACACCAACACATCTGGAGCAGCTTCAGCtgttaaaagtctgtgtgacaATGAATGATTTTGGAGACGTTACTCCTTTTTAcgcagcgtttttttttttttttttgcatgaggGTGAACCAGAAGCAGTTTGGCTCGTCTGGACATTTCATTGAGGGAAGAAAATTTGAAACTTTATGGGTGGGGCTTGGTGGGGGGAAAGAGAGCGAATAAGGGAAAACAGAGTGATGTGTGTGCTGCGAATTCAAAGCTGGGTGGGTCTACAGTGTTTCACATTCCCAAATAACTCCCGGGCCGTGCGTTAAAGCGCTTTGAGGTAATGTTTATACAcgttgtttacatttttcagcaGTTATGTCTTATAGATGATGCTCTATGACGCAATTACGCAAGATTTGGGAGGTTTTGAGGCGTGTTGGCTACAGAAAAGTAAATTTAAGCGTGGTTCAGGTTTGCTTTGAAGAATTGTACGGATATGACTTTGAGCGCAACAAAGACGCGCGAATgaaaactgtatataaagtaaagATTAAAAGTCATAATGGTTCATATTTCGGTTTGTAATTTAAGAggtgttttcattattattttcagtcGTTGTATTCTCGCGCTTTTTTCAAAGTAGTTGCCTGTAGTACAGGGCCTGTGTGTGTAACGGAGCAGCACCCATTTGGGAACATCGTCCAAACAAACGCGCCTTTCTTGTCAACGGAAATAGTCTATAACCATGAAAAACGAGTCGTTAAGCAAACGGACACGTATTTCTGGGCGCTACAAATGAATGTCAATTCATCTGAGACGTCTTATTATAGAAATAAcggttttttaaaaagtttaattgaATGATCTGAGCAGCTTTCAGGAACCTGTgatgtgtttgacagcagctgtgcAGTTATTCAAAAAATTTTCTGCGAGACTTCTGGGGCGAGTTTGGACTTGCATACAACggatctcctctcctctatcattcctctttctctttctgtttgagacagtgtttgtttgtggtctgtcataggctacttttggggacaaatttcagacttgggaccagttaattggggaggGCTTGTCCAACTGTGTCtccaattgggaaaaagctgattttttgggtcagtggttaaggttaggggttagggtaagtctccaggaaatgtgtgtaagtctatgtaatgtccccaaaagtgatcattgtctgatatgtgtgtgtgtgtgtgtgtgtgtgagagagagagacagagagagagagagagagagagaattgaTGACTGTGTTACGTGAGTCCGTGTGTGGAAACTAATTTCTGTGCATCCTTCCGCCTCCTCCCTGTTCTCAGTTTTTCATAAGGCCACGATGTTGATGCTGGCTGGAATCGTTCTTCTGcacatcaccaccatcatcctACTTCTGGTGGCCACCATTGATAGTGTAAGTggttcatttttattcacatcttgtctttttgttttctcatttaacAGTGCACCTCTGCTCAGAGGAAGAACAGAAGATCTATAGCCTATGAGTTTATAAAAGCCAACCAAAGGCTCctacagggttttttttcagaGCAAATACAAAAACCTTAAGCAATATTGAAAATTTCTCTGATGAAAACTTGGAAATACCAAggagtaaaatgtcaaaatatgtgTTTGGGGAGTATTTCGGCACCCACAGTGGTGCAGATCTACGTTATTTCTACAGAGTCGTGTTAACCAACTCTTACAGAATAGGCTCTATTTTTAGAAACAGACATGTAAGAAGACACTGATCTGTCTATACTGGTGCATGTATACACTTGTGGAGGACGACAATAAGTGAGGAAAGACAAGCATAAACATTTGTTGACACATTAAATCTGCAGACATCTGCCTTGATATCCTCGGTGTGTATTCATatcttcctctgtgtcttcaGGCCTGGTGGGTCACTGATACAATGACAACTGACTTATGGGGCAGGTGGGATCAGACGGGCTCAGGCTGGCACTACACTCACCTAAAAGACTTCCCAGACGGTAAAccttaaatgcatgtttttatgaatgagaTCGGTGGTCTGAGAACTGTTACTTTTGACACAATTAAGttcacatgatgatgatgttgatatgAAAAGACAGGACAGATGTTAAGATGTAGAAACAGCAAGGATGCTGATCAGGAGATCTTAATGGTCATTAATATGGTACATGATCAGCAATCAGAGTTCATATGCTAATGAAATTGTTTGCACAATTCTACAATATGTTAATAAATGATCAGTAATAATTTTATGAATGTTAATATTATGAATAGATCAGCAGTAAGCAGTTATGATGCATAAAACATAACGGGGTTACTGTTATTGTCGACCTTTCACtgacagtgtgtctgttttgtaGAATTACTCCAGACGGCGCAGGCCACCTCGGTGCTGGCCTGTATTTTTGCCATCCTggccttgtttgtgtttgtggctcAGCTGTTCACTCTACCCAAGGG
Coding sequences within:
- the emp1 gene encoding epithelial membrane protein 1, with protein sequence MLMLAGIVLLHITTIILLLVATIDSAWWVTDTMTTDLWGRWDQTGSGWHYTHLKDFPDELLQTAQATSVLACIFAILALFVFVAQLFTLPKGQRFTFTGVLQLIACLCIMIAPSVYTAKFQGTEKVGGFGHSYVLAWISFVFSLLLAITYLILRKKSE